A DNA window from Patescibacteria group bacterium contains the following coding sequences:
- a CDS encoding diacylglycerol kinase family protein has product METVEDKKCCQKDQSANREETASQPIKYKPFSVRRLFDSFDHAIRGVSFLLKSEQNARVHAVITIVVGVLAYILEVSRVELAILFMAVILVFAIEIINTAIEKVFDVCHPGNHKLIKAAKDAMAGAVLISAIIAIVVGILIFLPYVKRLL; this is encoded by the coding sequence ATGGAAACTGTTGAAGATAAAAAATGTTGCCAAAAAGATCAGTCTGCAAATCGCGAAGAGACAGCTTCACAGCCGATCAAATACAAACCCTTCAGCGTGCGAAGATTGTTTGACAGTTTCGACCATGCCATTAGGGGCGTTTCCTTCCTTCTCAAATCAGAACAAAACGCTAGAGTTCACGCCGTAATTACCATAGTTGTTGGCGTTCTGGCCTACATCCTCGAAGTCTCTCGAGTTGAGCTGGCTATCCTGTTTATGGCCGTGATCTTGGTTTTCGCAATTGAGATCATAAATACCGCCATCGAGAAGGTGTTTGACGTCTGCCACCCCGGAAATCACAAATTGATCAAGGCGGCCAAAGATGCAATGGCAGGTGCAGTCCTAATCAGCGCAATAATTGCCATCGTGGTCGGTATTCTGATCTTTCTGCCTTACGTGAAAAGACTCCTTTAG
- the ybeY gene encoding rRNA maturation RNase YbeY — protein MTNIIDIYHFNSETTEPTDLEIKELVSSCLEKFGVNNYFVEINFVDTAHIHDLNQKYRNIDKPTDVLSFPQFNPVKPKLNFLGSIVICAKIVEEKEESIPDVVKHGLIHLLGYDHEEDAQLWDQKAKIIDCNL, from the coding sequence ATGACAAATATTATAGACATATATCATTTCAATTCTGAAACTACTGAGCCAACTGATCTTGAGATCAAGGAGCTAGTCTCTTCCTGTCTCGAAAAATTTGGAGTAAATAATTACTTCGTCGAAATAAACTTTGTAGACACGGCCCATATTCACGATTTAAACCAGAAATATCGAAATATCGACAAACCAACTGATGTTTTGTCATTCCCGCAATTCAATCCCGTTAAACCGAAGCTGAATTTCCTGGGCTCGATTGTAATTTGCGCCAAGATCGTCGAGGAAAAAGAGGAATCAATCCCTGACGTCGTCAAACATGGCCTGATTCATCTGCTCGGATACGATCATGAGGAAGACGCCCAGCTCTGGGACCAAAAAGCCAAGATTATTGATTGTAATTTATAG
- a CDS encoding HDIG domain-containing metalloprotein — protein MKQGSPKILVVFPIILTIATAIIMGLILLISNIFAVSGMFLVLAITLGALVSVALNLIILTMIDPILAESIKKNHRLIRFESLSHPLMLRMSYEAPGTFHHVINVSILAQKAAKAIGADALLTRVASYYHDLGKLDAPTLYIENQSGEEIPKTYDSENIASQAQKIISHVKNGVQIASENHLPIEIIEMIKEHHGTTSVLFFYEMAKERKLKVKRTDLKYEGPTPTTRESAILMLADSVEAATRSVPFLTQELFREIVENTFSDKIREKQLKNSGMSEHDIKTVKDSLLETLDSIYHQRILRS, from the coding sequence ATGAAACAGGGATCACCAAAAATTTTGGTAGTTTTCCCAATTATTCTCACAATTGCCACCGCAATAATTATGGGGTTAATTTTGTTAATCTCAAATATTTTTGCGGTTAGCGGAATGTTTCTTGTCCTTGCAATTACCCTTGGAGCGTTGGTCTCGGTTGCTCTCAATCTAATCATCCTAACTATGATTGACCCGATCCTGGCCGAGAGCATCAAGAAGAACCATCGCCTTATTAGGTTCGAGAGCCTGTCACACCCCTTGATGCTTCGGATGTCATATGAAGCACCAGGTACCTTCCACCATGTGATCAACGTCTCGATACTAGCCCAGAAGGCAGCCAAAGCAATAGGCGCAGACGCCCTATTGACTCGAGTTGCGTCGTATTATCACGACCTTGGCAAACTTGATGCTCCGACACTCTATATTGAAAATCAATCAGGCGAAGAAATCCCCAAGACTTATGATTCTGAGAATATCGCTTCTCAGGCGCAAAAAATCATCTCGCACGTCAAAAACGGAGTACAAATCGCCAGCGAAAATCATCTCCCTATCGAGATTATAGAGATGATCAAAGAACACCATGGCACAACTTCGGTACTATTTTTTTACGAGATGGCCAAAGAGCGCAAACTGAAGGTGAAGAGAACTGACCTAAAATACGAAGGTCCTACCCCGACCACTCGTGAATCAGCGATATTGATGCTTGCCGATTCCGTCGAGGCAGCTACCAGATCAGTCCCATTTCTAACCCAGGAACTATTTCGTGAGATCGTAGAGAATACCTTTTCGGACAAAATCAGGGAAAAGCAGCTCAAAAATTCTGGGATGAGTGAGCATGATATTAAAACTGTGAAGGACTCTCTCCTAGAGACGCTTGACTCAATCTATCATCAACGAATCTTGCGAAGCTAA
- a CDS encoding GatB/YqeY domain-containing protein — MSLIEQIDADFLTAYKAHDELKTSVLRLLKSSLKNKSIEKKDNLTEEEAFKVLRKEVKQRQDSAKEYSDAGRPDSAEKELSESKIIEAYLPAEMSEDVIRGIAVETLQDLGITEMKDMGRAMGAVIGKTNGQADGGLVSKIVRELLNK; from the coding sequence ATGAGTTTGATCGAACAGATCGACGCTGATTTTCTCACAGCCTACAAGGCACACGACGAGTTAAAAACGTCTGTTTTGAGATTGCTCAAAAGTTCACTCAAAAATAAATCTATCGAGAAAAAAGATAATCTTACCGAAGAAGAAGCGTTCAAAGTGCTTCGGAAAGAAGTCAAACAGAGACAAGATTCAGCCAAGGAGTATAGCGACGCTGGTCGACCTGATAGTGCAGAAAAAGAGCTTTCAGAGTCCAAAATTATCGAAGCTTACCTCCCAGCAGAGATGTCAGAAGATGTTATCCGCGGAATTGCCGTGGAGACATTGCAAGATCTCGGCATTACAGAGATGAAAGATATGGGACGCGCCATGGGCGCAGTCATAGGGAAGACAAACGGCCAGGCCGATGGTGGCCTCGTCTCAAAAATTGTCCGAGAACTTCTAAATAAATAA
- a CDS encoding 30S ribosomal protein S21, translated as MIEVKRKGEERIDILVRRFNREVQQSGVLTVAKGRRFFEKDLNRGMKRKLAVRRSEINKLKRGW; from the coding sequence TTGATCGAGGTCAAACGCAAAGGAGAGGAACGTATTGATATTTTAGTCCGCAGATTCAACCGCGAAGTTCAACAAAGCGGTGTTTTAACTGTGGCCAAAGGCCGACGCTTTTTTGAAAAAGATCTAAATCGTGGCATGAAGCGCAAACTTGCTGTCCGAAGAAGTGAAATTAATAAGCTTAAACGCGGTTGGTAA
- a CDS encoding histidine triad nucleotide-binding protein has protein sequence MADCIFCKIAQHEIKADIVFEDDKIIAFRDIAPKAPSHIVIIPKIHIDSIGSLNGENADIVADIMIAAGKIAQDLGIDKSGFRVVSNTGPDASQAVPHLHFHLLGGGKLGDIC, from the coding sequence ATGGCCGATTGTATTTTTTGTAAGATTGCTCAGCATGAAATTAAGGCAGATATAGTATTTGAAGACGACAAAATAATTGCCTTTCGGGACATTGCCCCGAAGGCCCCATCTCACATAGTGATAATTCCCAAAATTCATATTGATTCAATTGGCTCATTGAACGGAGAAAATGCGGATATCGTCGCTGACATTATGATTGCGGCGGGCAAAATTGCCCAAGATCTGGGCATCGACAAGTCTGGCTTTCGCGTAGTTTCTAACACTGGACCTGATGCCAGTCAAGCCGTCCCGCATCTCCATTTCCATCTCCTGGGAGGCGGCAAACTTGGAGACATTTGTTAA
- a CDS encoding lytic transglycosylase domain-containing protein codes for MAAETPEYIMTLLLKRVRDFVWRAKNGFISIWNNKKIIPLFPMVAITFSMFPVVPTNSIASVDPISSTIQLDLKSGSVLSVVKPSSIITPGESTVQRLEREQNEALARAKADAAAKAVASRNTVSRERRVYTDPTDFDTIYHRAEASIGVDWKLLKSIHIAETGASGSSGIANKSGATGPMQFLPSTFRRHAVDGNGDGILDITNVEDAIFSAAQYLKDCGYPNVKQALWGYNPSTSYFNKVTRIYNGL; via the coding sequence ATGGCGGCCGAAACTCCAGAATATATAATGACTCTTCTTCTGAAGAGGGTGCGCGACTTTGTGTGGAGGGCAAAAAATGGTTTCATCTCAATTTGGAACAACAAGAAAATCATACCACTATTTCCAATGGTGGCTATTACTTTTAGTATGTTCCCTGTCGTCCCTACAAATTCGATTGCTTCGGTTGACCCGATTAGTTCCACGATCCAGCTTGATCTAAAGTCTGGCTCTGTATTGTCGGTAGTCAAACCAAGCTCGATTATCACCCCAGGTGAATCGACTGTTCAGCGCCTTGAGCGAGAACAAAATGAAGCTTTGGCTCGTGCCAAGGCCGATGCTGCAGCGAAAGCTGTTGCTTCTAGAAACACCGTTTCTCGTGAAAGACGTGTCTATACCGATCCAACGGATTTTGACACGATTTATCATCGTGCCGAAGCAAGCATTGGTGTAGACTGGAAACTGCTCAAATCGATCCATATTGCCGAGACCGGCGCTTCTGGTTCTTCCGGAATTGCCAATAAGTCTGGCGCGACTGGACCGATGCAGTTCTTGCCCTCTACTTTTCGTCGACATGCAGTTGACGGTAATGGAGACGGCATCTTGGATATTACCAACGTAGAAGATGCAATCTTCTCTGCGGCTCAATATCTAAAAGATTGCGGTTACCCAAATGTGAAACAAGCTTTGTGGGGCTATAACCCTTCGACAAGCTACTTCAACAAGGTTACTCGCATATATAACGGACTTTAA
- the eno gene encoding phosphopyruvate hydratase has translation MAKISDIHAREILDSRGWPTVACEILLDDGTYALGYVPSGASKSASECLELRDEDIARFGGKGVLKAVSNVNNEIRSSLIGADTSNLAVIDQRMIELDGTKNKSRLGANAILSVSLAAAKATAKSQKMPLYMYLASLMDRKLDTLTLPIPLMNILNGGKHALGSTDFQEFMIVPTKFPSFRESLRVGTEIFHTLGKILEDRNYQPLVGDEGGYAPSLFSNEQAMELLMLAIGEAGYEAGENVFIALDPAASRFFSKEGFYELHRENRSLISHELVEFYTMWCDKYPIVSIEDPLDQADWDGWKDITQQVGEKVEIIGDEIYTTNVELLKKGIAEHASTGILIKPNQIGTLTETLETIRIAEDAGFRVVVSHRSGETEDNFIADLAIASGCGTLKSGSPCRSERTAKYNRILEIEEKNQGKCTLAPWQRV, from the coding sequence ATGGCAAAAATATCAGATATTCATGCACGTGAAATTCTCGATTCACGAGGATGGCCTACTGTTGCTTGCGAAATTTTGCTCGATGACGGGACCTATGCCTTGGGTTATGTACCCTCAGGCGCCTCCAAGAGCGCCTCGGAGTGCTTGGAGCTACGCGATGAGGACATTGCGCGGTTTGGCGGCAAAGGCGTGCTCAAGGCGGTCAGCAACGTAAACAACGAGATCCGGAGCTCGCTCATAGGCGCCGACACCTCAAATCTAGCTGTAATCGATCAGAGAATGATCGAATTGGATGGCACTAAGAACAAATCTCGCCTCGGGGCCAATGCAATATTATCCGTATCGCTTGCCGCCGCCAAAGCTACGGCCAAGAGTCAAAAAATGCCGCTCTACATGTACTTGGCTTCTTTGATGGACCGCAAACTCGATACTCTCACGCTTCCGATTCCGCTGATGAACATATTAAACGGTGGCAAACACGCCCTGGGATCAACTGATTTTCAGGAGTTTATGATTGTCCCAACCAAATTCCCCAGTTTTCGTGAGTCACTTCGTGTTGGCACCGAAATTTTCCACACCCTTGGCAAGATTCTAGAGGATCGCAATTACCAGCCACTGGTTGGTGACGAGGGCGGATATGCGCCTTCTCTCTTCTCAAACGAGCAAGCAATGGAGCTTCTGATGCTAGCCATTGGAGAAGCAGGCTATGAAGCAGGGGAGAATGTCTTCATTGCGCTCGATCCCGCCGCAAGTCGTTTCTTCTCAAAAGAGGGCTTTTACGAACTCCATCGAGAAAATCGCTCGCTAATATCGCACGAATTAGTCGAATTTTATACCATGTGGTGCGACAAATACCCAATTGTCTCGATCGAGGATCCACTTGATCAGGCCGACTGGGATGGCTGGAAGGATATTACCCAGCAGGTTGGGGAGAAGGTTGAGATTATCGGCGACGAAATCTACACCACTAACGTTGAGCTTCTGAAGAAAGGGATTGCTGAGCACGCCTCGACTGGAATTTTGATCAAACCCAACCAGATCGGTACGCTGACCGAAACGCTTGAGACGATTCGAATTGCTGAGGACGCTGGCTTTCGCGTGGTAGTCTCACACCGTTCGGGCGAGACTGAGGACAATTTCATCGCAGATTTAGCCATCGCCTCAGGTTGCGGTACCCTCAAATCCGGTTCGCCCTGTCGCTCGGAGAGAACAGCTAAGTACAACAGAATATTGGAAATTGAAGAGAAAAATCAGGGAAAATGCACTCTGGCCCCGTGGCAAAGAGTCTAA
- a CDS encoding DUF3048 domain-containing protein translates to MDELIKNYEKKFFWRKITDFWSKFIIYIKTHKKLSIIIGAIIIILVAVGLGLFFTLRDKPEAPKPEAEKTATPEAVAVGYPAILDGISTDQSSSLRHPLAIIVENHPDARPQAGLDKASIIYEAIAEGGITRFLALFGTYQAEKVGPVRSARTYYVDWALGYNAYLGHVGGNIDALDKIKADKVYDLDQFAYSAPYWREGSGVASEHTAFTSTSKLWDKATELGYPTANNFNVYKFKEEPEGADRLALPEKQKITIDFSNTSYKVVFEYDKVTNSYKRYLAGTAHVDRVTKNQLSPKNVIVMTVKRKSTVTKINESGYDMTNIGTGAAHIFIDGKETIGTWKKNSKTERELFYDASGAEVVFDRGQTWISVLNGETGQSLTVE, encoded by the coding sequence ATGGACGAGCTAATCAAAAATTACGAAAAGAAGTTTTTTTGGAGAAAAATCACTGACTTCTGGTCAAAATTTATAATTTATATCAAGACACACAAGAAGCTTTCAATCATTATTGGAGCCATAATTATAATTCTCGTTGCAGTCGGCCTCGGCCTTTTTTTCACTCTCCGTGACAAGCCTGAAGCGCCCAAGCCGGAAGCAGAGAAAACCGCGACTCCAGAAGCCGTTGCTGTCGGATATCCAGCAATTCTCGACGGGATTTCCACAGATCAGAGCTCAAGCTTGAGGCACCCATTGGCAATAATTGTAGAAAATCATCCTGATGCTAGACCCCAAGCCGGACTGGACAAGGCCAGCATCATCTATGAAGCAATCGCTGAAGGTGGAATTACTCGTTTTCTCGCTCTTTTTGGCACCTACCAAGCCGAAAAAGTTGGCCCAGTTCGCTCTGCACGTACATACTATGTTGATTGGGCCCTTGGTTACAATGCATACTTGGGCCATGTTGGTGGCAATATTGACGCTCTTGACAAGATCAAGGCCGACAAAGTTTATGATCTCGACCAATTCGCATACTCTGCACCATATTGGCGAGAGGGAAGTGGTGTCGCGAGTGAGCACACTGCCTTCACTTCGACCAGTAAACTTTGGGACAAAGCAACCGAGCTTGGCTACCCAACAGCCAACAATTTTAATGTCTACAAATTCAAAGAGGAGCCAGAGGGAGCCGATCGGCTGGCTTTGCCCGAAAAACAGAAGATTACGATCGATTTCTCAAATACATCCTACAAAGTCGTCTTTGAATATGACAAGGTTACCAATTCTTACAAGCGCTATCTGGCTGGCACGGCTCACGTTGACCGAGTTACCAAAAATCAGCTCAGCCCCAAGAACGTCATTGTTATGACAGTCAAGCGCAAATCGACAGTTACCAAGATCAACGAAAGCGGCTACGACATGACCAATATCGGCACCGGGGCCGCACATATCTTTATCGACGGCAAGGAAACAATCGGAACATGGAAAAAGAATTCCAAGACTGAGAGAGAGCTTTTCTACGACGCAAGTGGCGCTGAAGTCGTCTTTGACAGAGGACAGACATGGATTAGCGTCTTGAACGGTGAGACGGGTCAGAGCTTGACCGTAGAATAA
- a CDS encoding FAD-dependent oxidoreductase, whose amino-acid sequence MYDVVIIGGGPAGLSAGMYTARRGLKTAVISLDIGGQITKTSEIENYPGLGLITGAELAKKIFDQSKNFGVEFIFSEAKSIEKKDDVFVVQTSAKEVQGKTLILALGKKPRELGVPGEEKLKGHGVSYCATCDAPFFKGKILSIVGDGNSAVSAAITAAAFAKQVNILSKREVFKAEEALMEKLSALKNIEIINNVQVAEILGDKKVESIKLNNGKEVTSDGILIEIGYVVDRRLFENIVKIDEKGQIVCDPAQATSVPGLFAAGDVTNSPYKQIVIAAGEGAKAALSCFAYLQKIKK is encoded by the coding sequence ATGTATGATGTTGTAATAATCGGTGGCGGACCGGCAGGCCTATCTGCAGGAATGTATACGGCTAGAAGAGGGCTCAAAACTGCTGTCATATCTCTCGATATTGGCGGTCAGATTACCAAGACCAGCGAGATCGAAAACTACCCAGGCCTAGGCTTGATCACTGGTGCCGAATTGGCCAAGAAGATATTTGACCAATCAAAGAATTTTGGTGTTGAATTTATCTTCAGCGAAGCAAAATCAATCGAAAAGAAAGATGATGTTTTCGTCGTTCAAACCTCGGCCAAAGAAGTACAGGGCAAGACCCTGATATTAGCTTTGGGCAAGAAACCTCGCGAACTTGGAGTCCCTGGCGAGGAAAAGCTCAAAGGTCATGGTGTTTCATACTGCGCCACCTGCGATGCCCCGTTTTTCAAAGGCAAGATCCTTTCGATTGTAGGGGACGGTAATTCAGCAGTTAGCGCCGCTATCACCGCTGCAGCTTTTGCCAAACAGGTAAATATTCTCTCCAAAAGAGAGGTTTTCAAGGCCGAGGAAGCGCTGATGGAAAAACTTTCAGCATTAAAAAATATTGAGATTATCAACAATGTACAGGTTGCCGAGATACTTGGCGACAAAAAGGTTGAATCAATCAAGTTAAACAATGGGAAAGAAGTGACCAGCGACGGCATTCTGATCGAAATTGGATATGTAGTTGATAGAAGATTATTTGAGAATATTGTCAAAATTGATGAGAAAGGTCAGATAGTCTGCGACCCTGCCCAGGCCACCTCAGTCCCTGGCCTGTTCGCTGCAGGAGACGTCACAAACTCACCTTACAAACAAATAGTCATTGCTGCAGGTGAGGGTGCCAAGGCGGCTTTGTCATGCTTCGCATATTTACAAAAAATAAAAAAATAG
- a CDS encoding LytR C-terminal domain-containing protein, producing MGISNDIMPKHLPRRKLEERNIAEIADKAGAFDVDLLQDPPEPEVELSSKEGDKETKKKSNDRLADEFFDKKQFKDSKKAPAMTESNETASQKEPNKKTFLLNIGFLWTLFVVLVGILVWQNFAVIKKIFIKDSAPAVTTSKEPASTTTEETTTPTQTTETETTPATTPVAATTPAVTTPAVTTPTIDKAAIKIKVLNGNGVTGRAATVSSLLTTAGFKITSTTNAKKFTYATTIIYFHEGKQAEANLVKDALPTYSVTTVMDNTVVGTSDLVVVVGKK from the coding sequence ATGGGAATATCGAATGATATCATGCCCAAGCACCTACCAAGGCGAAAACTTGAAGAGCGAAATATTGCAGAAATAGCTGACAAAGCTGGCGCTTTTGATGTTGATTTGCTTCAAGATCCTCCTGAGCCCGAAGTTGAATTAAGTTCCAAAGAAGGCGACAAGGAGACGAAGAAGAAAAGCAACGACCGCTTGGCCGACGAGTTTTTTGACAAGAAACAATTTAAGGACTCCAAAAAGGCACCAGCCATGACTGAATCAAACGAGACGGCTTCGCAGAAAGAGCCAAACAAAAAAACTTTTCTGCTGAACATTGGATTTCTCTGGACTTTGTTTGTAGTTTTGGTTGGTATTCTAGTCTGGCAGAACTTCGCGGTGATCAAGAAGATATTTATCAAAGATAGCGCTCCGGCCGTCACCACCTCGAAGGAGCCAGCAAGCACTACAACTGAAGAAACCACAACGCCTACTCAAACTACAGAAACAGAAACAACGCCTGCTACGACGCCTGTTGCTGCTACTACTCCAGCCGTTACCACTCCAGCTGTCACAACTCCGACCATCGACAAGGCCGCCATCAAGATCAAGGTATTGAACGGCAATGGCGTCACAGGTCGAGCTGCTACAGTGAGCTCGCTTCTCACAACTGCAGGATTCAAGATCACAAGCACTACCAACGCCAAAAAGTTCACTTATGCCACCACGATCATATATTTCCATGAAGGCAAACAGGCCGAAGCGAATTTGGTCAAGGACGCATTGCCAACATATTCTGTAACCACTGTGATGGACAATACAGTTGTCGGCACATCCGACTTGGTTGTAGTGGTGGGCAAAAAGTAA
- a CDS encoding DUF362 domain-containing protein — MVKLSYIHSKDSAYNIERSLSLIKTEVTKSIKNKSRVVVMVDIPRPSSKQVIEASVLEALLNFLTPHVKGQITVTGQAEKGKTLDIFKDLGYLKFQDQYDFAASDLNEEEQVLIKAGENELSVPKILHESDFIVLLATPKITDGKFAGALANLIPAESSHAPSFLERIFGAKEHNSNLSSPELIVETFKQYKVSLSVIDGHRTVVSSSGNEDILPTNFAISSINTVEADVLTAMCLGIQPEDVDYLSLFDPDLGTVFVVGDDWNKYSLSQQ, encoded by the coding sequence ATGGTAAAACTCTCATACATACATTCCAAAGATTCGGCGTACAATATCGAACGCTCTCTTTCGCTGATCAAGACCGAGGTGACCAAGAGCATCAAAAACAAATCCCGCGTCGTTGTAATGGTCGATATTCCAAGGCCCTCCAGCAAGCAGGTTATCGAGGCTTCGGTCCTTGAGGCATTGCTAAATTTCCTCACGCCTCACGTCAAAGGGCAGATTACCGTAACCGGTCAGGCCGAAAAGGGCAAAACACTCGATATTTTCAAGGATTTGGGATATCTAAAATTTCAAGACCAATACGATTTTGCAGCCTCTGATCTCAACGAAGAGGAGCAGGTTTTGATTAAAGCCGGTGAGAATGAGCTTTCGGTGCCAAAGATTCTTCATGAATCAGACTTTATAGTCCTCCTAGCCACGCCAAAGATTACAGATGGGAAATTTGCTGGAGCACTGGCAAACCTTATTCCGGCTGAGTCTTCACACGCACCAAGCTTTCTCGAGAGAATTTTTGGCGCCAAGGAACATAATAGCAATTTAAGTAGCCCGGAATTGATAGTCGAGACTTTCAAGCAGTACAAGGTTTCTCTCTCGGTCATTGACGGGCACAGAACAGTCGTCTCATCGAGCGGCAACGAGGACATATTGCCAACCAATTTCGCGATTTCGAGCATCAACACTGTCGAAGCAGATGTCCTGACCGCTATGTGCCTGGGGATCCAGCCAGAAGATGTTGATTATCTTTCTCTGTTTGACCCCGATCTCGGGACTGTCTTTGTGGTAGGGGACGACTGGAACAAATACAGTTTGTCACAGCAATAA
- the lexA gene encoding transcriptional repressor LexA, whose translation MEPLTRKQKDILEFIRHFIDDNGYAPSYREIAHYFELSSTGTIAEYVNILEEKGYLTKDAMEARAIQLTPTFDDGVEMHSVILMGVIDAGRPIEAIRTNETIDIPRDMMGKRTFALRVRGESMIDDGILDGDYVIIEQTASPRNGEIVVALIDNANATLKRFYDEKEKIRLQPANKTMKPMLFKRDRVTIQGKVRGVIRRFV comes from the coding sequence ATGGAGCCGCTAACTCGCAAACAAAAGGACATCTTAGAATTTATTCGTCATTTCATCGATGACAATGGCTACGCGCCAAGTTATCGAGAGATTGCGCATTATTTTGAGCTCTCTTCGACTGGTACGATTGCCGAATATGTCAATATTCTGGAGGAGAAGGGCTATTTGACCAAGGACGCGATGGAAGCCCGTGCTATCCAGCTCACGCCAACCTTCGACGACGGCGTCGAGATGCACTCAGTCATTCTGATGGGTGTGATCGACGCTGGAAGGCCGATAGAAGCGATCCGGACCAATGAAACGATTGACATACCCAGAGACATGATGGGCAAGCGTACCTTCGCTCTCAGGGTCAGAGGTGAATCGATGATTGACGACGGAATACTGGACGGCGACTACGTCATCATTGAGCAGACGGCAAGCCCAAGAAACGGCGAGATCGTGGTTGCCCTGATCGACAATGCTAATGCCACGCTGAAGAGATTTTATGATGAGAAAGAGAAGATTCGCCTCCAACCTGCCAACAAGACGATGAAGCCAATGCTTTTCAAAAGAGACCGAGTCACAATCCAGGGCAAAGTCAGAGGCGTGATCCGTCGCTTCGTCTAA
- the rlmD gene encoding 23S rRNA (uracil(1939)-C(5))-methyltransferase RlmD, protein MILKIEKLIYEGFGLGHDENGRAIFVKKSVPGDTLEVEVIKDKKKYAEARIVKVIEPSKLRIEPKCPHFAECGGCDFQNIGYADQLKFKEAYFKETLERQKVETEILPIISSRSDFYYRNTISFQFMEVDGQISLAMYDYLDYKKLIPIKTCLLQSETAILIMNAVVDWANENEIKNLRSLRLREGKRTDDYMVEIFTSSSQLANTVELREKLSQIPNIKSIYHCYEVDRRVRRNLLSGATAISEKIGKYTFTISPESSFQTNGANVEILYDLIKKFADVKIGESVLDLFCGTGTIGIYLSTFAKKVVGIELNQQAVNDAKANAKINKVPNIEFKLADLGRGDQSELFNEKFDVVVIDPPRAGLTVELIESLSKLSAPNSRLVYVSCDPATFARDIIEFQKYGRELKKVQSLDMFPQTYHLECVGLIS, encoded by the coding sequence ATGATTCTAAAAATAGAAAAGTTGATCTACGAAGGATTTGGGCTTGGCCACGATGAGAATGGCCGAGCCATTTTCGTGAAGAAATCAGTCCCAGGTGACACCCTGGAAGTTGAGGTTATCAAAGACAAGAAGAAATATGCTGAAGCAAGAATAGTTAAAGTTATTGAGCCTTCGAAATTACGTATTGAACCCAAATGTCCTCATTTTGCCGAGTGCGGTGGCTGTGATTTTCAAAATATTGGATACGCAGATCAATTAAAATTCAAAGAGGCGTATTTTAAGGAAACTCTGGAGCGCCAAAAGGTAGAGACCGAAATTTTGCCGATAATTTCAAGCCGCTCTGATTTCTATTATCGCAACACCATTTCCTTCCAATTCATGGAAGTTGACGGCCAGATATCGCTAGCGATGTACGATTATCTCGATTATAAGAAGTTAATTCCGATCAAGACCTGCTTGCTTCAGTCCGAGACTGCCATATTGATCATGAATGCAGTCGTAGATTGGGCAAACGAGAATGAAATCAAAAATCTAAGGTCACTGAGACTCCGTGAGGGCAAAAGGACCGATGATTACATGGTCGAAATATTTACTAGTTCAAGTCAACTGGCAAATACAGTGGAGCTCAGAGAAAAGCTGTCGCAAATCCCAAATATCAAATCAATTTATCATTGCTATGAAGTAGATAGACGAGTGCGTAGAAATCTATTATCAGGCGCTACCGCCATATCTGAGAAGATTGGCAAATACACTTTCACAATCTCTCCAGAGTCATCTTTCCAGACCAATGGGGCAAATGTCGAGATTCTCTATGACCTGATCAAGAAATTTGCCGATGTCAAAATAGGGGAGAGCGTACTCGATCTTTTTTGCGGTACGGGAACTATTGGGATCTATCTCTCAACTTTTGCCAAGAAGGTCGTCGGCATAGAGTTAAACCAACAAGCCGTTAATGATGCAAAGGCCAACGCCAAGATTAATAAAGTACCAAATATTGAGTTCAAATTGGCTGATTTAGGTAGGGGCGATCAGTCAGAGTTATTTAACGAAAAATTTGATGTCGTAGTTATTGATCCACCTCGTGCAGGCCTAACAGTTGAGCTGATTGAATCTCTCTCCAAACTCTCAGCCCCTAACTCCCGACTAGTTTATGTTTCCTGTGATCCAGCAACCTTTGCGCGAGACATTATAGAATTTCAAAAATATGGTCGGGAATTAAAAAAAGTCCAATCTCTGGACATGTTTCCGCAAACTTATCATCTCGAATGTGTAGGCCTAATCTCGTAG